A stretch of Camelina sativa cultivar DH55 chromosome 18, Cs, whole genome shotgun sequence DNA encodes these proteins:
- the LOC104761809 gene encoding villin-5-like isoform X2 — translation MTFSMRDLDQALQGAGQKSGIEIWRIENFKPVTVPNESHGKFFTGDSYIVLKTTASRNGSLHHDIHYWLGKDSSQDEAGAVAIMTVELDSALGGRAVQYREVQGHETEKFLSYFKPCIIPQEGGVASGFNHVKPEEHQIRLYICKGKHVVRVKEVPFVRSTLNHEDVFILDTESKIFQFNGSKSSIQERAKALEVVQYIKDTYHDGKCDIAAVEDGRMMADAEAGEFWGLFGGFAPLPKKAAVNDDATAESDGIKLFSVEKGKTEPVEAESLEKELLDTNRCYILDCGREMFVWKGRSTSIDQRKNASETADEFFRSSERPNSNLVSVMEGYETVMFRSKFDSWPASSTMTEPQQGRGKVAALLQRQGVNVEGLVKTSSNSKDEPKPYIDCTGNLQVWRINHEEKILLEAAEQTKFYSGDCYIFRYSYPGEDREEHLVGTWFGKQSIEDDRASAISMASKMVESMKFMPAQARIYEGKEPIQFFVIMQSFITFKGGLSDAFKKYIAENEIPDTTYDAQGVALFRVQGSGPENMQAIQIEAVSTGLNSSHCYILHGDSTVFTWCGNLTSSDDQELMERMLDLIKPNEPTKAHKEGSESEQFWEILGGKTEYPSQKIKMDGESDPHLFSCTFSNEDLKVTEIFNFSQDDLMTEDIFILDCHTEIFAWVGQQVDPKKKTQVLAIGEKFIKHDFLVENLASETPIYIVTEGNEPPFFTRFFTWDSSKSGMHGDSFQRKLAILTNKGKPLLDKPKRRVPVYSSRSAVPDKSQPRSRSMTFSPDRARVRGRSPAFNALAANFESVNIRNQSTPPPMVSPMIRKLYPKSLAPDLSKMAPKSAAIAARTALFEKSPPPSQEAPTNPSSEEQAKPTSETNEEEAMSSIHEDSKEDEAEEESNLPTFPYERLKIDSEDPVSDIDLTRREAYLTLSEFKEKFDMTKNEFYKLPKWKQNKLKMSASLF, via the exons ATGACGTTTTCCATGAGAGATTTGGATCAAGCTCTCCAAGGAGCTGGCCAGAAATC CGGGATTGAGATATGGCGTATCGAGAACTTCAAACCTGTCACTGTTCCGAATGAGTCTCATGGTAAATTTTTCACCGGGGATTCCTATATTGTCTTAAAG ACCACAGCGTCAAGAAACGGTTCCTTGCATCACGATATCCACTACTGGCTCGGTAAAGATTCCAGTCAG GATGAAGCAGGTGCTGTCGCCATCATGACAGTCGAATTAGATTCAGCGTTAGGTGGGCGTGCTGTTCAGTACCGAGAAGTACAGGGTCACGAAACCGAGAAGTTTCTTTCCTACTTCAAACCTTGCATAATACCTCAAGAAGGTGGAGTTGCGTCCGGGTTCAACCACGTAAAGCCTGAGGAGCATCAGATACGTCTGTACATCTGCAAAGGAAAACATGTCGTTCGCGTAAAAGAG GTTCCGTTTGTTCGATCGACTCTCAACCACGAAGACGTTTTCATTCTTGATACAGAGTCTAAAATTTTTCAATTCAATGGTTCTAAGTCGAGTATTCAAGAAAGAGCAAAAGCTCTTGAGGTTGTTCAGTACATTAAAGACACTTACCATGATGGAAAGTGTGATATCGCAGCTGTTG AGGATGGGAGGATGATGGCTGATGCTGAAGCTGGAGAGTTTTGGGGTCTGTTTGGTGGGTTTGCTCCGCTTCCTAAGAAAGCAGCAGTCAATGATGACGCAACCGCTGAATCTGATGGGATCAAACTCTTCAG CGTTGAAAAGGGAAAGACAGAACCCGTAGAGGCTGAATCTTTGGAGAAAGAGCTTCTGGACACTAACAGATGTTATATTCTCGATTGCGGTCGTGAAATGTTCGTTTGGAAGGGAAGAAGTACTTCAATTGACCAAAGAAAGAACGCAAGTGAAACTGCAGAT gAGTTTTTCCGTTCTTCTGAACGGCCAAATTCAAACCTGGTCAGTGTGATGGAAGGGTATGAAACAGTGATGTTCCGATCTAAGTTTGATTCATGGCCAGCTTCAAGTACCATGACTGAGCCCCAGCAAGGCAGGGGCAAAGTCGCAG CTCTTTTGCAACGGCAAGGAGTTAACGTTGAAGGCCTGGTTAAGACTTCTTCTAATTCTAAAGATGAACCAAAGCCATACATCGACTGCACTGGAAATCTCCAG GTCTGGCGAATCAATCATGAAGAAAAGATCCTTCTCGAAGCAGCGGAGCAGACAAAGTTCTACAGCGGAGATTGTTATATATTCCGGTACTCATATCCCGGAGAAGACAGAGAGGAACATCTAGTGGGTACTTGGTTTGGAAAGCAAAGCATCGAG GACGACAGAGCATCTGCCATTTCCATGGCAAGCAAGATGGTTGAATCCATGAAGTTTATGCCGGCTCAG GCTCGTATTTACGAGGGAAAGGAACCAATTCAGTTTTTTGTGATCATGCAAAGCTTCATCACATTCAAG GGTGGTCTAAGCGATGCTTTCAAAAAGTACATAGCAGAGAACGAAATCCCTGATACTACTTATGATGCACAAGGTGTTGCGCTGTTTCGGGTTCAAGGTTCTGGACCCGAGAACATGCAAGCCATACAGATAGAAGCG GTTTCCACAGGATTAAATTCTTCACACTGTTATATATTACATGGCGATTCTACTGTTTTCACTTGGTGTGGCAATCTAACTTCCTCGGATGATCAAGAACTTATGGAGAGAATGTTGGATTTGATTAAG CCAAATGAGCCCACTAAGGCACATAAAGAAGGTTCAGAGTCCGAACAGTTTTGGGAAATATTAGGAGGAAAAACAGAATATCCGAGCCAGAAGATCAAAATGGATGGAGAGAGTGATCCTCATCTCTTCTCTTGCACATTCTCAAACG AAGATCTGAAG GTTACAGAGATCTTCAACTTCTCTCAAGATGATTTGATGACTGAAGATATCTTCATACTTGATTGTCACACTGAGATCTTTGCCTGGGTGGGACAACAGGTTGACcccaagaaaaaaacacaagttttaGCCATTGGAGAG AAATTCATCAAGCATGATTTCCTCGTAGAGAATCTAGCAAGTGAAACACCGATATATATTGTAACGGAAGGAAACGAACCTCCATTTTTCACTCGGTTCTTCACCTGGGACTCTTCTAAATCCGGA ATGCATGGAGACTCTTTCCAGAGAAAGCTTGCGATCCTGACAAACAAAGGAAAACCGCTTCTAGAT AAACCTAAAAGGAGAGTCCCTGTATATAGCAGCAGGTCCGCTGTTCCAGACAAATCACAGCCTCGGTCCAGAAGTATGACCTTTAGTCCAGACAGGGCCCGCGTGAGGGGACGGTCTCCAGCTTTCAATGCACTTGCAGCAAACTTTGAGAGCGTAAATATAAGAAACCAATCAACTCCACCACCTATGGTTAGCCCAATGATCCGGAAGCTTTACCCGAAATCTCTTGCCCCAGACCTCTCAAAGATGGCTCCTAAATCTGCGGCTATAGCTGCTCGTACAGCGCTTTTCGAAAAATCTCCGCCACCTTCTCAAGAAGCACCTACTAACCCCAGTTCTGAAG AACAAGCAAAACCGACATCAGAGACGAACGAGGAAGAAGCAATGAGCAGCATTCATGAAGATTCAAAAGAAGacgaagcagaagaagagagcaaCCTCCCTACTTTCCCATACGAACGCCTCAAAATCGACTCAGAGGATCCTGTTTCAGATATCGACCTCACTAGAAGAGAG GCGTACTTGACTTTATCAGAGTTCAAGGAGAAATTTGACATGACAAAGAATGAGTTTTATAAACTGCctaaatggaaacaaaacaagctGAAAATGTCTGCTAGTCTCTTCTGA
- the LOC104761809 gene encoding villin-5-like isoform X1 codes for MTFSMRDLDQALQGAGQKSGIEIWRIENFKPVTVPNESHGKFFTGDSYIVLKTTASRNGSLHHDIHYWLGKDSSQDEAGAVAIMTVELDSALGGRAVQYREVQGHETEKFLSYFKPCIIPQEGGVASGFNHVKPEEHQIRLYICKGKHVVRVKEVPFVRSTLNHEDVFILDTESKIFQFNGSKSSIQERAKALEVVQYIKDTYHDGKCDIAAVEDGRMMADAEAGEFWGLFGGFAPLPKKAAVNDDATAESDGIKLFSVEKGKTEPVEAESLEKELLDTNRCYILDCGREMFVWKGRSTSIDQRKNASETADEFFRSSERPNSNLVSVMEGYETVMFRSKFDSWPASSTMTEPQQGRGKVAALLQRQGVNVEGLVKTSSNSKDEPKPYIDCTGNLQVWRINHEEKILLEAAEQTKFYSGDCYIFRYSYPGEDREEHLVGTWFGKQSIEDDRASAISMASKMVESMKFMPAQARIYEGKEPIQFFVIMQSFITFKGGLSDAFKKYIAENEIPDTTYDAQGVALFRVQGSGPENMQAIQIEAVSTGLNSSHCYILHGDSTVFTWCGNLTSSDDQELMERMLDLIKPNEPTKAHKEGSESEQFWEILGGKTEYPSQKIKMDGESDPHLFSCTFSNEDLKVTEIFNFSQDDLMTEDIFILDCHTEIFAWVGQQVDPKKKTQVLAIGEKFIKHDFLVENLASETPIYIVTEGNEPPFFTRFFTWDSSKSGMHGDSFQRKLAILTNKGKPLLDKPKRRVPVYSSRSAVPDKSQPRSRSMTFSPDRARVRGRSPAFNALAANFESVNIRNQSTPPPMVSPMIRKLYPKSLAPDLSKMAPKSAAIAARTALFEKSPPPSQEAPTNPSSEATEQAKPTSETNEEEAMSSIHEDSKEDEAEEESNLPTFPYERLKIDSEDPVSDIDLTRREAYLTLSEFKEKFDMTKNEFYKLPKWKQNKLKMSASLF; via the exons ATGACGTTTTCCATGAGAGATTTGGATCAAGCTCTCCAAGGAGCTGGCCAGAAATC CGGGATTGAGATATGGCGTATCGAGAACTTCAAACCTGTCACTGTTCCGAATGAGTCTCATGGTAAATTTTTCACCGGGGATTCCTATATTGTCTTAAAG ACCACAGCGTCAAGAAACGGTTCCTTGCATCACGATATCCACTACTGGCTCGGTAAAGATTCCAGTCAG GATGAAGCAGGTGCTGTCGCCATCATGACAGTCGAATTAGATTCAGCGTTAGGTGGGCGTGCTGTTCAGTACCGAGAAGTACAGGGTCACGAAACCGAGAAGTTTCTTTCCTACTTCAAACCTTGCATAATACCTCAAGAAGGTGGAGTTGCGTCCGGGTTCAACCACGTAAAGCCTGAGGAGCATCAGATACGTCTGTACATCTGCAAAGGAAAACATGTCGTTCGCGTAAAAGAG GTTCCGTTTGTTCGATCGACTCTCAACCACGAAGACGTTTTCATTCTTGATACAGAGTCTAAAATTTTTCAATTCAATGGTTCTAAGTCGAGTATTCAAGAAAGAGCAAAAGCTCTTGAGGTTGTTCAGTACATTAAAGACACTTACCATGATGGAAAGTGTGATATCGCAGCTGTTG AGGATGGGAGGATGATGGCTGATGCTGAAGCTGGAGAGTTTTGGGGTCTGTTTGGTGGGTTTGCTCCGCTTCCTAAGAAAGCAGCAGTCAATGATGACGCAACCGCTGAATCTGATGGGATCAAACTCTTCAG CGTTGAAAAGGGAAAGACAGAACCCGTAGAGGCTGAATCTTTGGAGAAAGAGCTTCTGGACACTAACAGATGTTATATTCTCGATTGCGGTCGTGAAATGTTCGTTTGGAAGGGAAGAAGTACTTCAATTGACCAAAGAAAGAACGCAAGTGAAACTGCAGAT gAGTTTTTCCGTTCTTCTGAACGGCCAAATTCAAACCTGGTCAGTGTGATGGAAGGGTATGAAACAGTGATGTTCCGATCTAAGTTTGATTCATGGCCAGCTTCAAGTACCATGACTGAGCCCCAGCAAGGCAGGGGCAAAGTCGCAG CTCTTTTGCAACGGCAAGGAGTTAACGTTGAAGGCCTGGTTAAGACTTCTTCTAATTCTAAAGATGAACCAAAGCCATACATCGACTGCACTGGAAATCTCCAG GTCTGGCGAATCAATCATGAAGAAAAGATCCTTCTCGAAGCAGCGGAGCAGACAAAGTTCTACAGCGGAGATTGTTATATATTCCGGTACTCATATCCCGGAGAAGACAGAGAGGAACATCTAGTGGGTACTTGGTTTGGAAAGCAAAGCATCGAG GACGACAGAGCATCTGCCATTTCCATGGCAAGCAAGATGGTTGAATCCATGAAGTTTATGCCGGCTCAG GCTCGTATTTACGAGGGAAAGGAACCAATTCAGTTTTTTGTGATCATGCAAAGCTTCATCACATTCAAG GGTGGTCTAAGCGATGCTTTCAAAAAGTACATAGCAGAGAACGAAATCCCTGATACTACTTATGATGCACAAGGTGTTGCGCTGTTTCGGGTTCAAGGTTCTGGACCCGAGAACATGCAAGCCATACAGATAGAAGCG GTTTCCACAGGATTAAATTCTTCACACTGTTATATATTACATGGCGATTCTACTGTTTTCACTTGGTGTGGCAATCTAACTTCCTCGGATGATCAAGAACTTATGGAGAGAATGTTGGATTTGATTAAG CCAAATGAGCCCACTAAGGCACATAAAGAAGGTTCAGAGTCCGAACAGTTTTGGGAAATATTAGGAGGAAAAACAGAATATCCGAGCCAGAAGATCAAAATGGATGGAGAGAGTGATCCTCATCTCTTCTCTTGCACATTCTCAAACG AAGATCTGAAG GTTACAGAGATCTTCAACTTCTCTCAAGATGATTTGATGACTGAAGATATCTTCATACTTGATTGTCACACTGAGATCTTTGCCTGGGTGGGACAACAGGTTGACcccaagaaaaaaacacaagttttaGCCATTGGAGAG AAATTCATCAAGCATGATTTCCTCGTAGAGAATCTAGCAAGTGAAACACCGATATATATTGTAACGGAAGGAAACGAACCTCCATTTTTCACTCGGTTCTTCACCTGGGACTCTTCTAAATCCGGA ATGCATGGAGACTCTTTCCAGAGAAAGCTTGCGATCCTGACAAACAAAGGAAAACCGCTTCTAGAT AAACCTAAAAGGAGAGTCCCTGTATATAGCAGCAGGTCCGCTGTTCCAGACAAATCACAGCCTCGGTCCAGAAGTATGACCTTTAGTCCAGACAGGGCCCGCGTGAGGGGACGGTCTCCAGCTTTCAATGCACTTGCAGCAAACTTTGAGAGCGTAAATATAAGAAACCAATCAACTCCACCACCTATGGTTAGCCCAATGATCCGGAAGCTTTACCCGAAATCTCTTGCCCCAGACCTCTCAAAGATGGCTCCTAAATCTGCGGCTATAGCTGCTCGTACAGCGCTTTTCGAAAAATCTCCGCCACCTTCTCAAGAAGCACCTACTAACCCCAGTTCTGAAG CTACAGAACAAGCAAAACCGACATCAGAGACGAACGAGGAAGAAGCAATGAGCAGCATTCATGAAGATTCAAAAGAAGacgaagcagaagaagagagcaaCCTCCCTACTTTCCCATACGAACGCCTCAAAATCGACTCAGAGGATCCTGTTTCAGATATCGACCTCACTAGAAGAGAG GCGTACTTGACTTTATCAGAGTTCAAGGAGAAATTTGACATGACAAAGAATGAGTTTTATAAACTGCctaaatggaaacaaaacaagctGAAAATGTCTGCTAGTCTCTTCTGA
- the LOC104761810 gene encoding putative glucose-6-phosphate 1-epimerase, whose translation MATERHPFELAKGVNGLDKIILRESRGRSAEIYLYGSHVTSWKNENGEELLHLSSKAIFKPPKPIRGGIPLCFPQFSNFGTLESHGFARNRIWEIDASPPPLPSNSCSNAFVDLILRPTEDDLKIWPHNFEFRLRVALGTEGELTLTSRIRNTNSDGKPFTFTFAYHTYFSVSDISEVRVEGLETLDYLDNLKNRERFTEQGDAITFESEIDKIYLSTPTKIAILDHEKKRTFVIRKDGLADAVVWNPWDKKSKTISDLGDEDYKHFLCVEAAAIERPITLKPGEEWKGRLELSAVPSSYSSGQLDPKKVLE comes from the exons ATGGCGACGGAGCGTCATCCTTTTGAGCTCGCTAAAGGCGTCAATGGCCTTGATAAGATCATCCTCCGCGAGTCTCGCGGCCGCTCTGCCGAG ATATACTTGTATGGTAGTCATGTGACTTCTTGGAAGAATGAGAACGGAGAGGAGTTACTTCACCTCAGTAGCAAG GCCATATTCAAGCCCCCGAAACCAATTCGTGGAGGGATTCCACTATGCTTTCCTCAA TTCAGTAACTTTGGTACACTTGAATCACATGGATTTGCTAGAAATAGGATCTGGGAAATTGATGCTAGCCCGCCTCCTTTGCCATCGAATTCTTGTTCTAATGCTTTTGTTGACCTGATCCTAAGGCCAACTGAAGACGATCTGAAGATCTGGCCTCACAA TTTTGAGTTCAGGCTGAGGGTAGCCTTGGGGACCGAAGGAGAATTAACTCTGACATCCCGTATCAGAAACACAAACTCTGATGGAAAGCCGTTTACATTCACATTTGCTTATCACACCTATTTCTCTGTCTCAGACATCAG TGAAGTTCGGGTTGAAGGATTGGAAACGTTGGATTATCTTGACAACTTAAAGAACAGAGAACGATTTACTGAACAAGGCGACGCAATAACTTTTGAATCTGAA ATTGACAAGATTTATCTAAGCACGCCTACAAAGATTGCCATTCTGGACCACGAGAAAAAGAGGACTTTCGTTATTCGCAAGGACGGGCTTGCTGATGCTG TGGTGTGGAATCCTTGGGATAAGAAATCAAAGACGATCTCTGACTTGGGAGATGAAGACTATAAGCATTTTCTTTGTGTGGAAGCTGCAGCTATCGAGAGACCGATCACATTGAAACCCGGTGAAGAATGGAAGGGAAGACTCGAACTCTCAGCAGTTCCTTCTAGTTACTCCAGTGGACAGCTTGACCCCAAGAAAGTCCTTGAGTGA